From the genome of Streptomyces sp. NBC_01260, one region includes:
- a CDS encoding zinc-binding alcohol dehydrogenase family protein, protein MPGPFDTGPLERVRRETSAPGPGELLLRVEACGVCRTDLHLAEGDLVPHRPSMIPGHEIVGRVEAVGEGVGLFRVGDRVGGAWLRGTCGSCRYCRAGRENLCPRSVYTGWDADGGFAETAVVPEAFAYWLPEDREAELLAPLLCGGIIGFRALRRSALPEGGRLGIYGFGASAHLAAQVALAEGATVHVLTRSERARALALELGAASAGGAYDRPPEPLDSAILFAPVGDLVPVALEALDCSGTLAVAGIHLSDIPVLNYQRHLFQEKNLRSVTSNTRQDGRDFLALAERVGIHVTVSPYPLSRADQALADLAADRVNGAAVLLPG, encoded by the coding sequence ATGCCGGGGCCGTTCGATACCGGTCCGCTGGAGCGAGTCCGGCGGGAGACGTCGGCTCCTGGCCCGGGGGAGCTGTTGTTGCGGGTGGAGGCGTGCGGTGTGTGCCGTACGGATCTGCATCTGGCCGAAGGGGACCTCGTACCGCACCGCCCGTCCATGATTCCCGGTCATGAGATTGTCGGCCGGGTCGAGGCCGTCGGCGAAGGGGTCGGCCTGTTCCGCGTCGGGGACCGGGTCGGCGGGGCGTGGCTTCGCGGCACCTGTGGGAGTTGTCGGTATTGCCGGGCCGGACGGGAAAACCTCTGCCCGCGGTCCGTCTACACGGGATGGGACGCGGACGGTGGTTTCGCCGAGACGGCCGTGGTTCCGGAGGCGTTCGCCTACTGGCTGCCGGAGGACCGGGAGGCGGAGCTGCTCGCCCCCCTGTTGTGCGGCGGCATCATCGGCTTCCGGGCGCTTCGGCGCAGCGCACTGCCCGAAGGCGGGCGGCTGGGGATCTACGGTTTCGGCGCTTCGGCGCATCTGGCCGCCCAGGTGGCTCTTGCCGAGGGCGCCACGGTTCATGTGCTGACCCGGTCGGAGCGGGCGCGGGCCCTCGCCCTGGAACTCGGTGCGGCTTCGGCGGGCGGCGCCTACGACCGGCCGCCCGAGCCGTTGGACTCGGCGATCCTCTTCGCCCCGGTGGGCGACCTCGTGCCGGTGGCGCTGGAGGCGCTGGACTGTTCGGGCACCCTCGCCGTCGCCGGTATCCATCTCTCCGACATTCCGGTGCTGAACTATCAGCGCCATCTGTTCCAGGAGAAGAATCTGCGCAGCGTCACCTCCAACACCCGGCAGGACGGGCGGGACTTCCTGGCGCTGGCCGAACGCGTCGGCATCCACGTCACGGTGAGCCCCTACCCGCTGAGCCGCGCCGACCAGGCACTCGCCGATCTGGCGGCCGACCGGGTGAACGGTGCCGCCGTTCTCCTGCCCGGCTGA